From one Bradyrhizobium sp. Ash2021 genomic stretch:
- the hpaE gene encoding 5-carboxymethyl-2-hydroxymuconate semialdehyde dehydrogenase: protein MDKIAPKDVFQANRDRAAPLLAKLKAEGIGHMIDGKIVPSISGQTFETRSPVDGALLASVARGNAEDIDRAATAAALAFKAWRDMPATMRKKLLHRVADAIEDRADDIAVLECIDTGQAHRFMAKAAVRAAENFRFFADKCAEARDGLNTPSEEHWNISTRVPIGPVGVITPWNTPFMLSTWKIAPALAAGCTVVHKPAEWSPVTADLLAKLVKQAGVPDGVLNTVHGIGEEAGKALTEHPAIKAIGFVGESSTGSAIMAQGAPTLKRVHFELGGKNPVIVFDDADLDRALDAVVFMIYSLNGERCTSSSRLLVQQGIAEKFIEKLTARVKALKVGHPLDPVTEIGPLIHERHLAKVCSYFDVARKDGATIAVGGQPHDGPGGGHYVQPTLVTSAHSKMRVAQEEVFGPFLTVIPFRDENDAIEIANGVQYGLTGYVWTGDMGRALRVADALEAGMIWLNSENVRHLPTPFGGMKSSGIGRDGGDYSFDFYMETKHVSLARGTHKIQRLGI from the coding sequence ATGGATAAGATCGCGCCGAAAGATGTGTTTCAGGCCAACCGCGACCGCGCAGCCCCGCTGCTCGCCAAATTGAAGGCCGAGGGCATCGGGCACATGATCGACGGCAAGATCGTGCCGTCGATCTCCGGCCAGACCTTTGAGACCAGATCGCCGGTCGATGGCGCGTTGCTGGCCTCCGTCGCCCGCGGCAATGCCGAAGACATCGACCGCGCCGCCACGGCGGCGGCGCTGGCCTTCAAGGCCTGGCGCGATATGCCGGCGACCATGCGCAAGAAATTGCTGCACCGGGTGGCCGACGCGATCGAGGACCGCGCCGACGATATCGCCGTGCTCGAATGCATCGATACCGGCCAGGCCCATCGCTTCATGGCCAAGGCCGCGGTCCGGGCGGCCGAAAATTTCCGCTTTTTCGCCGACAAGTGCGCCGAAGCGCGCGACGGCCTCAACACGCCGAGCGAAGAGCACTGGAATATCTCGACCCGGGTGCCGATCGGCCCGGTCGGCGTGATCACGCCGTGGAACACGCCGTTCATGCTGTCGACCTGGAAGATTGCGCCAGCGCTCGCGGCCGGCTGCACCGTCGTACACAAGCCGGCCGAATGGTCGCCGGTGACGGCCGACCTGCTGGCGAAACTGGTAAAGCAGGCCGGCGTGCCTGACGGCGTGCTCAATACGGTGCACGGCATCGGCGAGGAAGCCGGCAAGGCGCTGACCGAACATCCCGCGATCAAGGCGATCGGCTTCGTCGGCGAAAGTTCGACGGGATCGGCGATCATGGCGCAGGGCGCGCCGACGCTGAAGCGCGTGCATTTTGAACTCGGCGGCAAGAACCCGGTGATCGTGTTCGACGATGCCGATCTGGATCGCGCGCTCGATGCGGTCGTGTTCATGATTTACTCGCTCAATGGCGAGCGCTGCACCTCGTCGAGCCGGCTGCTGGTCCAGCAAGGCATCGCCGAAAAGTTCATCGAAAAACTCACCGCGCGGGTGAAGGCGCTCAAGGTGGGGCATCCGCTCGATCCCGTCACCGAGATCGGGCCGCTGATCCACGAGCGGCATCTGGCAAAGGTCTGCAGCTATTTCGACGTCGCGCGCAAGGACGGCGCCACCATTGCGGTCGGCGGCCAACCGCATGACGGTCCCGGCGGCGGACATTATGTGCAGCCGACACTGGTCACGTCAGCGCATTCGAAAATGCGGGTGGCGCAGGAGGAAGTGTTCGGGCCGTTCCTGACCGTGATCCCCTTCCGCGACGAGAACGACGCGATCGAGATCGCCAACGGCGTGCAATATGGCCTGACCGGCTACGTCTGGACCGGCGACATGGGCCGCGCGCTGCGCGTCGCGGATGCGCTGGAGGCCGGCATGATCTGGCTCAATTCCGAAAACGTCCGCCATCTGCCGACCCCGTTCGGCGGCATGAAATCATCCGGTATCGGCCGCGACGGCGGCGACTATTCGTTCGACTTCTACATGGAAACCAAACACGTCTCGCTCGCGCGCGGGACGCACAAGATTCAGAGACTGGGGATTTAA
- the alkB gene encoding DNA oxidative demethylase AlkB gives MTADLFEAVPDVRPSREVMADGAVLLRGFAKPIEANLLSTLREIVAQAPFRHMFTPGGHRMSVAMTNCGNFGWVTDRSGYRYDGIDPDSGKPWPAMPPAFRELALRAAAAGGFDGFTPDACLINRYEPGARMSLHQDKDENDFGAPIVSVSLGLPAIFLFGGIKRSDKPRRFRLEHADIAVWGGPSRLFFHGVAPLADGEHAVLGRQRVNLTFRKAR, from the coding sequence TTGACTGCGGACCTGTTCGAAGCCGTGCCCGATGTGCGCCCGTCGCGGGAAGTGATGGCGGATGGCGCTGTGCTGCTGCGCGGCTTCGCCAAGCCCATCGAAGCCAATCTGCTCTCGACGTTGCGCGAGATCGTCGCCCAGGCGCCGTTCCGGCATATGTTCACGCCCGGCGGCCACCGGATGTCGGTGGCGATGACGAATTGCGGTAATTTCGGCTGGGTCACCGATCGCAGCGGCTACCGATATGACGGTATCGATCCCGATTCCGGAAAACCATGGCCGGCGATGCCGCCGGCCTTTCGCGAACTGGCGTTGCGTGCGGCGGCCGCTGGGGGGTTCGATGGCTTTACGCCGGATGCCTGCCTGATCAACCGCTACGAGCCCGGCGCGCGGATGTCCCTGCATCAGGACAAGGACGAGAACGATTTCGGCGCGCCGATCGTCTCGGTGTCGCTGGGCCTGCCCGCGATCTTCCTGTTCGGCGGCATCAAACGCAGCGACAAGCCGCGTCGGTTTCGGCTGGAACATGCCGACATCGCGGTATGGGGCGGGCCATCGCGCCTGTTCTTCCACGGTGTCGCGCCGCTGGCCGATGGCGAACACGCCGTGCTGGGCCGCCAGCGCGTCAATCTGACCTTTCGCAAGGCGCGCTAA
- a CDS encoding fumarylacetoacetate hydrolase family protein codes for MTAHRLATYTVGGVTRYGAVTDNGIVDLSARFGNDYPTLREAIAAGALSKLAEDAARHSPDHALDAIIWQPPIPAPEKIICIGVNYPDRNAEYKDGTDAPKYPSMFLRTPRSFVGHDTPLVRPRASPQLDYEGELVLVIGKAGRHIQESAALDHIAAVTLCNEGTIRDWVRHAKFNVTQGKNFDSTGSLGPWLVPYSSESQIADVRLTTRVNGETRQDDRTGRLIFGFRYLINYISTFTTLAPGDVIVTGTPTGAGARFDPPRYLKPGDVVEVEAEGVGTLRNGVADEA; via the coding sequence ATGACCGCACATCGTCTCGCAACCTACACCGTCGGCGGCGTCACCCGATATGGCGCGGTGACCGACAACGGCATCGTCGATCTGTCCGCGCGCTTCGGAAACGACTATCCGACGCTGCGCGAAGCCATCGCCGCCGGTGCGCTTTCGAAACTGGCCGAGGATGCCGCGCGGCATTCGCCGGACCATGCGCTCGATGCGATCATCTGGCAGCCGCCGATCCCCGCGCCGGAAAAGATCATTTGCATCGGCGTCAATTATCCCGACCGTAACGCCGAATATAAAGACGGCACGGACGCCCCGAAATATCCGAGCATGTTCCTGCGCACGCCGCGCTCCTTTGTCGGGCACGACACGCCGCTGGTCCGGCCGCGCGCGTCGCCGCAGCTCGATTACGAGGGCGAACTGGTGCTGGTCATAGGCAAGGCCGGCCGTCACATTCAGGAGAGCGCGGCACTGGATCACATCGCCGCGGTCACGCTGTGCAATGAAGGCACCATCCGCGACTGGGTGCGGCACGCGAAATTCAACGTCACGCAGGGCAAGAACTTTGATTCCACCGGCAGCCTCGGGCCGTGGCTGGTCCCCTACAGCAGCGAGTCGCAGATCGCCGATGTTCGCCTGACCACGCGCGTCAATGGCGAGACCCGGCAAGATGACCGCACCGGCCGGCTGATCTTCGGCTTCCGCTATCTCATCAACTACATCTCGACCTTCACGACGCTGGCGCCCGGCGACGTCATCGTCACGGGAACACCGACCGGCGCCGGCGCGCGGTTCGACCCGCCGCGCTACCTCAAGCCCGGCGACGTCGTCGAGGTCGAAGCCGAAGGCGTCGGCACCTTACGCAACGGCGTCGCCGACGAAGCCTGA
- a CDS encoding substrate-binding domain-containing protein → MSKPLTIAVALGLSLLSAAAMASELKIIAGGSITSLLNALGPPFEKASGHKLSIHFDSTPNIITRINSGTPFDLVVVPIDVFKNAEAKTHFAAGPTIDIARVGYGVAVRAGAPKPDVSTPDALKKTLLSASSIAFVPASAAGAYVTKVFERLGIGEEMKARTRAQAGPPQIAPAIAKGEVELGVFLTNVLIAPGVELAGPFPAELQQELVFTAAIAADSKEADAARALIDYLRTPATAAAIKAAGMNPG, encoded by the coding sequence ATGAGCAAGCCGCTGACTATCGCCGTCGCATTGGGCTTGTCGCTGCTGTCGGCGGCCGCCATGGCCAGTGAACTGAAAATCATCGCCGGCGGCTCCATCACCAGCTTGCTGAATGCACTCGGCCCGCCCTTCGAGAAGGCCAGCGGGCACAAGCTTTCAATCCACTTCGACTCCACGCCCAACATCATCACCCGGATCAACTCGGGAACGCCGTTCGATCTTGTTGTGGTGCCGATCGATGTGTTCAAAAATGCTGAAGCGAAAACTCATTTCGCGGCCGGACCGACCATCGACATCGCACGCGTCGGTTACGGCGTCGCCGTCCGCGCCGGCGCACCAAAACCTGACGTCTCCACACCCGATGCGTTGAAAAAGACTCTGCTCAGCGCGTCATCGATCGCGTTCGTGCCGGCCAGCGCCGCCGGCGCGTACGTGACAAAAGTGTTCGAGCGCCTCGGCATCGGCGAGGAGATGAAAGCCAGGACCAGGGCGCAGGCCGGGCCGCCGCAAATCGCGCCGGCCATCGCCAAGGGCGAGGTCGAGCTTGGCGTGTTCCTCACCAATGTGTTGATCGCGCCCGGCGTCGAGCTCGCCGGCCCCTTCCCGGCCGAGCTGCAGCAGGAACTGGTGTTCACCGCCGCCATCGCTGCCGACAGCAAGGAAGCTGACGCGGCCAGGGCGCTGATCGACTACTTACGCACCCCCGCAACGGCGGCCGCGATCAAGGCCGCCGGAATGAATCCGGGTTGA
- a CDS encoding AAA family ATPase, which yields MQQIADWLNTLGLGQYAQRFAENDIDPSVLRDLTDHDLEKIGVSLGHRRRILRAIAEFDEAGPRLAPAPRTAAERRHLTLMFADLVGSTALSTRLDPEDLQEIMGAYHRCCAEQIEKFGGFVARYMGDGVLAYFGYPRADEDDAERAVCAGLALVAAVAGLDVGPGAKLRVRVGIATGLVIVGDLIGDGASQQHEVVGETPNLASRLQALAEPDTVVIDGSTRRLVAGLFEYLALGTVSIRGFSDPVPVWRVMGASAVDSRFEALRVARTPLLGRDEEIELLMCRWQQIKRGDGSVVLISGEPGIGKSRLAETAVERLSDDPHIRLRRFCSPHHQDSALFPTISQLERAAGFRRDDTDQQRLDKLEALLAEANVDLSEAVPLIADLLSVPIGNRYPPLSLTPQKRKENTLRALLAQLEGLAARRPVLMMFEDVHWIDPTSLDLLDLIVDRVATLPALLVITFRPEFAPAWIGRSHVTQISLGRLPRRQRAEMVMRVTGGKALPQEIAEHIIDRTDGVPLFIEELTKAVIESGMLTDAGDRFDARGPVLQVAIPTSLQASLLARLDRLAPVREMAQIGAALGRSFSHELISAVAAVPQHQVDGALAQLVGAELVFQRGTPPDAEYTFKHALVQDAVYSTLLRGRRQQIHARVATTLESQFPEIVAAQPQLMAHHCAEAGFNEKAVGYRLKAGQQAVARSAMTEAVAQLQKGLELLANMPEESRPVQHELDLQIALGRALMAARGYSAPVVGDTLVRARALAERFDRPDRLVPLLYSQWGFHMVRSEHELAVSLAEQMEKFGETRKDQVALLLGHYIHGASCYFRGEFVTARALLELCDGLKDPAARAICAAIAVADPYAASLGHLALTLALLGHIDQGRARVDEALSEARGLDHPFTVAFVLSKVCAVEAAAGLPQDARRHAEELVALSNEHGFPLWLGLGLLQHGRSLTALGQAQDGLAMLAKGLSVLRGAGAVVHTPRALCFLAEAHAKVGHLQEGQNCLVEAAQLIETTHERSGEVELHRLRGDMMNARGDQAAAEQSYHRALAVAERQSAKTFGLRATTSLARLWRDQGKCTEARDLLALGYGSFTEGFDTPVLRDARALLEELT from the coding sequence ATGCAGCAGATTGCGGACTGGCTCAACACACTTGGCCTCGGGCAATACGCGCAGCGCTTTGCCGAGAACGACATTGATCCAAGCGTTCTGCGCGATCTGACCGACCATGACCTCGAAAAAATCGGTGTATCGCTCGGCCATCGCAGGAGAATATTGCGCGCGATTGCGGAATTTGATGAGGCCGGACCGAGACTCGCGCCTGCTCCTCGGACCGCGGCCGAGAGACGTCATCTCACGCTGATGTTCGCTGATCTTGTTGGTTCGACAGCGCTCTCGACAAGGCTCGACCCTGAGGACTTGCAGGAAATCATGGGCGCGTACCATCGCTGCTGCGCCGAGCAGATCGAGAAATTTGGCGGGTTCGTTGCCAGATACATGGGCGACGGCGTGCTCGCATATTTCGGCTATCCGCGGGCGGATGAGGACGATGCTGAGCGCGCGGTATGCGCCGGGCTGGCATTGGTCGCGGCCGTGGCAGGACTCGATGTCGGTCCGGGGGCAAAATTGCGAGTGCGAGTTGGCATTGCCACCGGGTTGGTGATCGTCGGCGATCTCATCGGGGATGGCGCGTCCCAGCAGCATGAGGTGGTCGGTGAGACCCCCAATCTGGCCTCGCGGCTTCAGGCCCTGGCCGAGCCGGACACGGTGGTCATCGACGGCAGCACCCGCCGCCTCGTCGCGGGACTCTTCGAGTATCTCGCTCTCGGGACCGTGTCCATCAGAGGCTTCAGCGACCCGGTGCCGGTCTGGCGAGTCATGGGCGCAAGCGCGGTCGATAGCCGCTTCGAGGCCTTGCGCGTAGCCAGAACGCCACTGCTTGGCCGCGATGAAGAGATCGAGCTGCTGATGTGCCGCTGGCAGCAGATAAAACGCGGCGATGGCTCGGTCGTGCTGATATCGGGTGAGCCCGGCATCGGCAAATCGCGCCTCGCCGAGACCGCGGTGGAGCGGCTGAGCGATGATCCACACATCCGCTTGCGCCGTTTCTGCTCGCCGCACCATCAGGACAGCGCGCTTTTCCCGACCATCTCACAGCTCGAGCGGGCAGCGGGATTCCGGCGTGACGATACGGACCAGCAGCGGTTGGACAAGCTCGAAGCGTTGCTCGCGGAGGCAAACGTTGACCTCAGCGAGGCCGTCCCTCTGATCGCGGACCTGCTGTCCGTGCCGATCGGCAATCGCTATCCACCGCTCAGCCTCACACCACAGAAGCGCAAGGAGAATACGCTTCGGGCCCTCCTGGCCCAGCTCGAGGGACTGGCGGCGCGTCGGCCCGTGCTGATGATGTTCGAGGATGTGCACTGGATCGACCCCACCTCGCTCGACCTGTTGGACCTCATCGTCGACCGGGTGGCCACCCTCCCGGCCTTGTTGGTCATCACCTTCCGGCCAGAGTTCGCGCCGGCCTGGATCGGGCGCTCGCACGTGACACAGATCAGCCTCGGTCGTCTGCCGCGTCGACAGCGCGCCGAGATGGTCATGCGGGTGACCGGCGGCAAAGCGTTGCCCCAGGAGATCGCCGAACATATCATCGATCGGACCGATGGCGTACCGCTGTTCATCGAGGAATTGACCAAGGCGGTGATCGAGAGCGGCATGCTGACCGACGCGGGCGACCGCTTTGATGCGAGAGGGCCCGTGCTTCAGGTTGCCATCCCTACCTCGCTCCAGGCCTCGCTCCTGGCACGGCTCGATCGCCTGGCACCCGTGCGCGAGATGGCGCAGATCGGTGCGGCCCTCGGACGGTCGTTCTCGCATGAGCTGATCAGCGCCGTCGCGGCTGTGCCGCAGCACCAGGTGGACGGGGCCTTGGCGCAGCTCGTAGGCGCCGAATTGGTCTTCCAGCGGGGCACCCCACCCGATGCAGAGTACACTTTCAAGCACGCGCTGGTGCAGGACGCAGTCTATAGCACCCTGTTGCGCGGTCGACGCCAGCAGATCCATGCCCGCGTTGCGACGACGCTGGAAAGCCAGTTCCCTGAAATCGTGGCCGCTCAGCCGCAACTCATGGCCCACCATTGTGCCGAGGCCGGTTTCAACGAGAAGGCGGTCGGCTACCGGCTCAAGGCCGGCCAGCAGGCGGTCGCGCGGTCGGCGATGACAGAAGCGGTGGCACAGTTGCAGAAGGGCCTGGAATTGCTGGCGAACATGCCCGAGGAGTCCCGGCCCGTGCAGCACGAACTCGACCTGCAAATTGCCCTCGGGCGGGCGCTGATGGCAGCTCGAGGGTATTCGGCGCCGGTGGTGGGCGATACGCTTGTCAGGGCGCGAGCACTTGCTGAGCGGTTCGATCGGCCGGATCGTCTCGTTCCGCTGCTCTATTCCCAATGGGGTTTCCATATGGTTCGGTCCGAGCACGAACTGGCGGTGTCCCTTGCCGAGCAGATGGAGAAATTTGGCGAGACTAGAAAAGATCAGGTCGCTCTGCTGCTGGGTCACTATATCCACGGCGCCAGTTGCTACTTTCGCGGGGAGTTTGTGACAGCGCGCGCCCTTCTCGAGCTGTGTGATGGCCTGAAAGATCCGGCCGCTCGCGCGATTTGCGCCGCCATAGCGGTGGCCGATCCGTACGCCGCGAGCCTGGGTCACCTGGCGTTGACATTGGCGCTTCTGGGCCACATCGATCAGGGACGCGCGCGCGTGGACGAGGCGTTGTCGGAAGCCCGCGGGCTCGACCATCCGTTTACGGTGGCCTTTGTGTTGAGCAAGGTATGTGCGGTGGAGGCGGCCGCCGGCTTGCCGCAGGACGCACGGCGGCACGCGGAAGAGCTGGTCGCTCTCTCGAACGAGCACGGTTTTCCACTCTGGTTGGGCCTCGGACTTCTCCAGCATGGTCGCTCATTGACAGCACTTGGACAGGCGCAGGATGGCCTCGCGATGCTCGCGAAGGGGCTCTCGGTGCTTCGTGGTGCCGGAGCCGTCGTGCACACGCCGCGCGCGCTCTGCTTTCTCGCCGAGGCTCACGCCAAGGTCGGGCATCTGCAGGAGGGACAGAATTGCCTCGTCGAGGCTGCGCAGCTCATCGAGACGACCCACGAGCGGTCCGGTGAGGTCGAGCTGCATCGACTTCGAGGCGATATGATGAATGCGCGAGGCGACCAAGCCGCTGCCGAGCAGAGTTATCATCGAGCGCTCGCTGTGGCGGAGCGCCAGAGCGCGAAGACATTTGGGCTGCGCGCTACGACCAGCCTCGCCCGCCTGTGGCGCGATCAAGGCAAGTGCACGGAAGCTCGTGACCTCCTCGCGCTGGGGTATGGCTCGTTCACCGAAGGCTTCGACACGCCGGTCCTGCGGGACGCCAGGGCGCTGCTCGAAGAGCTGACCTGA
- a CDS encoding thiamine pyrophosphate-dependent enzyme produces the protein MTSTSGGEAIVNGLVAHGVDTVFGLPGAQIYGLFDAFHQAQLKVIGARHEQACGYMAYGYARSSGKPGVFSVVPGPGVLNAGAALLTAFGSNEPVLCLTGQVPTQFLGKGRGHLHEMPDQLATLRTFVKWADRIEYPDIAPAMVSRAFQEMLSGRRGPVSLEMPWDVFTQRAQVGPAKVFDPLPAPQPDPDRIKAAAALIKGSKTPMIFVGSGAIHAREETLELAEMIDAPVVAFRSGRGIVSNAHELGLTMAAAYKLWPKTDLMIGIGTRLELPTMTRWPFRPEGLKSVRIDIDPVEMRRFTPDTAVIADSRAGTSDLVAAVKKAGYSRTNGRRAAIREATAAAHQEIQKVQPQMAYLNILREVLPANAIVTDELSQVGFASWYGFPIYEPRTFITSGYQGTLGSGFPTALGAKVANPDRPVVAITGDGGFMFGVQELSTAAQFKIAVVTLIFNNNAYGNVRRDQRERFDGRVVASDLVNPDFVKLAESFGVGAARVTSPDHFRTALEKALADGGPYVISVEVPTDSEVSPWAFIHPAKP, from the coding sequence ATGACTTCAACTTCCGGCGGCGAAGCGATCGTCAATGGCCTCGTCGCGCATGGCGTCGACACCGTGTTCGGCCTGCCCGGCGCGCAGATCTACGGCCTGTTCGACGCCTTCCATCAGGCGCAGCTGAAGGTGATCGGCGCGCGGCATGAGCAGGCCTGCGGCTACATGGCCTATGGCTATGCGCGATCGTCCGGCAAACCCGGCGTGTTCAGCGTGGTGCCCGGCCCCGGCGTGCTCAACGCCGGTGCGGCGCTGCTCACCGCATTCGGATCGAACGAGCCGGTGCTGTGCCTGACCGGCCAGGTGCCGACGCAATTTCTGGGCAAGGGCCGCGGCCATCTGCACGAGATGCCGGATCAGCTGGCGACGCTGCGCACTTTTGTGAAATGGGCCGACCGCATCGAATATCCGGATATCGCGCCCGCCATGGTCTCGCGCGCGTTCCAGGAGATGCTGTCGGGCCGACGCGGACCGGTGTCGCTGGAAATGCCCTGGGACGTGTTCACCCAGCGCGCGCAAGTCGGCCCCGCAAAAGTGTTCGATCCCTTGCCCGCCCCGCAGCCCGATCCGGACCGGATCAAGGCGGCTGCGGCGCTGATCAAGGGCAGCAAGACGCCGATGATCTTCGTCGGCAGCGGCGCCATCCACGCGCGTGAGGAAACTCTCGAACTGGCCGAGATGATCGACGCGCCGGTGGTCGCGTTCCGCAGCGGCCGCGGCATTGTCAGTAACGCCCATGAACTCGGGTTGACGATGGCAGCGGCCTACAAGCTCTGGCCAAAAACCGATCTCATGATCGGGATCGGCACCCGGCTGGAATTGCCGACAATGACGCGCTGGCCGTTCCGGCCCGAGGGGCTGAAATCCGTTCGCATCGATATCGATCCCGTAGAGATGCGGCGGTTCACGCCGGATACCGCCGTGATCGCGGATTCCAGGGCAGGCACCAGCGACCTGGTCGCCGCGGTGAAAAAGGCCGGCTACAGCAGGACCAACGGCCGGCGTGCGGCGATCCGTGAAGCCACAGCCGCGGCGCATCAGGAAATCCAGAAAGTCCAGCCGCAGATGGCTTACCTGAACATCCTGCGCGAGGTGCTGCCCGCGAACGCCATCGTCACCGACGAACTGTCGCAGGTAGGCTTCGCCTCCTGGTACGGTTTTCCGATCTACGAGCCGCGCACCTTCATCACCTCGGGCTATCAGGGCACGCTCGGCTCCGGCTTTCCCACGGCGCTCGGCGCCAAGGTCGCCAATCCGGACCGGCCGGTGGTCGCCATCACCGGCGACGGCGGCTTCATGTTCGGCGTGCAGGAACTCTCGACCGCCGCGCAGTTCAAGATCGCCGTGGTGACGCTGATCTTCAACAACAACGCCTACGGCAATGTGCGGCGCGATCAGCGCGAGCGCTTTGACGGCCGCGTGGTGGCGTCCGACCTCGTCAATCCGGATTTCGTCAAGCTTGCCGAATCCTTTGGCGTCGGCGCTGCCCGCGTCACCTCGCCGGATCATTTCCGCACCGCTTTGGAAAAAGCGCTGGCCGATGGCGGGCCTTACGTGATCTCGGTGGAGGTGCCGACCGATTCCGAAGTCAGCCCGTGGGCGTTCATTCACCCGGCGAAGCCGTAG
- a CDS encoding 2OG-Fe(II) oxygenase has protein sequence MKNQIAPASDIAARVEALDWAQATADLDAQGCAVLKGLLSPEECDALASLYPDDKHFRSRIVMGRHGFGRGEYKYFAYPLPDLIAELRPALYTQLTGIANRWNETMGIDIRYPPTYEAFLKRCHDAGQTRPTPLLLQYGAGDYNCLHQDLYGEHVFPLQVAILLSEPGRDFTGGEFVLTEQRPRMQSRPEVVPLKQGDAVAFAVHHRPVQGTRGFYRVNLRHGVSQIRSGHRHTVGVIFHDAK, from the coding sequence ATGAAAAACCAGATTGCGCCGGCATCCGACATCGCCGCCCGCGTCGAGGCCCTCGATTGGGCGCAGGCGACCGCCGATCTCGACGCGCAAGGCTGCGCCGTCCTCAAGGGGTTGCTCTCGCCTGAGGAATGCGACGCCCTCGCATCGCTGTATCCCGATGACAAACACTTCCGCAGCCGGATCGTCATGGGCCGCCATGGCTTTGGCCGCGGCGAATACAAATACTTCGCCTATCCACTGCCCGACCTGATCGCGGAGCTGCGGCCGGCGCTGTATACGCAACTCACCGGCATCGCCAATCGCTGGAACGAGACCATGGGGATCGATATCCGTTATCCCCCGACGTACGAAGCATTCCTCAAGCGCTGCCACGACGCCGGACAGACCCGGCCAACACCGCTGCTGCTGCAATATGGCGCCGGGGACTATAATTGCCTGCATCAGGATCTCTATGGCGAGCATGTATTCCCGCTGCAGGTCGCGATCCTGTTGTCGGAACCGGGCCGTGATTTCACCGGCGGCGAATTCGTGCTCACGGAACAACGGCCGCGCATGCAGTCGCGGCCCGAGGTGGTGCCGCTTAAGCAAGGCGACGCGGTGGCTTTTGCTGTGCATCACAGGCCGGTGCAGGGGACGCGCGGCTTCTACCGGGTTAATCTGCGCCATGGCGTCAGCCAAATCCGCTCCGGCCACCGTCATACCGTCGGCGTGATCTTTCATGATGCGAAGTGA
- the hpaD gene encoding 3,4-dihydroxyphenylacetate 2,3-dioxygenase, giving the protein MPVPKHIFDPPFNIIRSSHAVLDVTDLRASRAFYEKTVGLHVEDSDDKAVYLRGSEEHQHHSLVLRKAPVAACNRLGFKVGNDGDLDKAASFFSENGIAYAFTEQPFQGRTLQFTDPFGFQIELYASMDKRPHLLRRYDLYKGCHPQRLDHFNVFAAEVQNTVDFYARLGFRLTEYGEEDGPNGRIAAAWMHRKGNVHDFAITNGKGPRLHHFAYWVPTAMNILHLCDVMASSGFLNNIERGPGRHGISNAFFLYVRDPDGHRLELYTSDYFTGDHDHEPLRWSLKDPRRQTLWGAPAPRSWFEQGSPFAGQKVREPAFVADVTIGD; this is encoded by the coding sequence ATGCCCGTTCCAAAGCACATCTTCGATCCGCCATTCAACATCATCCGCTCCAGCCACGCCGTGCTCGACGTGACCGATCTCCGCGCCAGCCGCGCCTTCTATGAAAAAACCGTCGGCCTCCATGTCGAGGACTCTGACGACAAGGCGGTGTATCTGCGCGGCAGCGAGGAGCATCAGCATCACTCGCTCGTCTTGCGCAAAGCGCCGGTGGCGGCCTGCAATCGCCTGGGCTTCAAGGTCGGCAATGACGGCGATCTCGACAAGGCAGCCAGCTTCTTTTCCGAGAACGGCATCGCCTACGCCTTCACCGAGCAGCCGTTCCAGGGCCGCACGCTGCAATTCACCGATCCCTTCGGCTTCCAGATCGAGTTGTATGCATCGATGGACAAGCGCCCGCATCTGCTCAGGCGCTACGACCTCTACAAGGGCTGCCACCCGCAGCGGCTCGACCATTTCAACGTCTTCGCCGCCGAGGTTCAGAACACCGTCGACTTCTACGCGCGGCTGGGTTTTCGGCTGACCGAATATGGCGAGGAAGACGGGCCGAACGGGCGCATTGCGGCGGCCTGGATGCACCGCAAGGGCAATGTGCATGATTTCGCCATCACCAACGGCAAGGGCCCTCGCCTGCACCATTTTGCCTACTGGGTGCCGACGGCGATGAACATCCTGCATCTCTGCGACGTCATGGCCTCCAGCGGCTTCCTCAATAACATCGAGCGCGGGCCCGGCCGTCATGGCATCTCGAATGCATTCTTCCTGTATGTCAGGGATCCCGACGGTCACCGTCTCGAACTCTACACCAGCGATTATTTCACCGGCGATCATGACCATGAGCCGCTGCGCTGGTCGTTGAAGGACCCACGGCGGCAAACGCTGTGGGGGGCGCCGGCACCACGCTCCTGGTTCGAGCAGGGCTCGCCCTTCGCAGGCCAAAAGGTGCGCGAGCCGGCCTTTGTCGCCGACGTCACGATCGGGGACTAG